From a region of the Salvelinus fontinalis isolate EN_2023a chromosome 13, ASM2944872v1, whole genome shotgun sequence genome:
- the diablob gene encoding diablo, IAP-binding mitochondrial protein b encodes MSAFRRGFVCVGLSYASNLGRLSGALVRRQVMKFPRVIRKNWISMSAIGGLCAVPFSQKQDNLCHEALVRRASSLVTDSTNTFLSQTTLALVDSFTQYVKTIHTLVTLHKHYVASGSKLTPAEEDSVWQVIVRQRQEVSDLREDCKRFESNWMMAINLSKLAAETAYNAGADQASVTAQTSLQVAQSHVDQIRQLSMEAEQNLKESKAEESQRIKLPAAMEEEDIPDAYLRED; translated from the exons ATGTCGGCGTTCAGGAGAGGTTTTGTTTGTGTTGGTTTGAG ctATGCCTCAAACCTGGGGAGACTCAGTGGGGCGTTGGTGCGCCGACAAGTCATGAAATTCCCCAGGGTGATCCGGAAGAACTGGATATCTATGTCTGCTATTGGTGGCCTATGCGCAGTGCCCTTCTCACAG AAACAAGACAACCTGTGTCATGAAGCCTTGGTCCGCAGGGCATCCTCTTTGGTCACAGATAGCACCAACACCTTCCTCTCTCAGACCACCCTGGCACTCGTAGACTCATTCACACAGTACGTTAAG ACAATACATACACTGGTGACCCTACACAAGCACTATGTTGCCTCAGGCAGCAAGCTGACCCCTGCGGAGGAGGACTCTGTGTGGCAAGTGATCGTTCGTCAGCGCCAGGAG GTGAGTGATTTGAGGGAGGACTGTAAGAGGTTTGAGTCTAACTGGATGATGGCCATCAACCTCTCTAAACTGGCAGCTGAAACGGCATACAACGCGG GTGCCGACCAGGCGTCTGTGACAGCACAGACCAGCCTCCAGGTGGCGCAGTCTCATGTCGATCAGATCAGACAGCTCTCTATGGAGGCAGAGCAGAACCTAAAGGAGTCCAAAGCAGAGGAAAGTCAAAGGATCAAGCTACCTGCCGCCATGGAGGAAGAAGACATCCCTGATGCATATCTGCGAGAGGACTAA